A window of Hevea brasiliensis isolate MT/VB/25A 57/8 chromosome 14, ASM3005281v1, whole genome shotgun sequence contains these coding sequences:
- the LOC110661345 gene encoding probable disease resistance protein At5g43740, whose protein sequence is MAEMTRLIMKGAVALGSAAVAGKLYEDGRSLIGPSLGEMKELAQDIEANYQMMKGTAELLKGKTEDILGKIKSEKEHESTDECNAWINRAKELEAGVEILDSKYSTEKDKGLWSFNLSKALKKKLEELRQWLEEGRKIVVSVERKPPRIIRVPAPKIEDKSSLNAIFEKMTACFRDDQVKIIGLWGKVGVGKTAIMENLNNSKQAEEFDIVIFATLTYEMNEEKLNFENEELKRKALELAEEKLRWEIARRLKLKIEPGTPKSEINFIISEQLEKKKCLFLLDDVQHVFKLDDIGINNINRNNKVILASRNQNICWAMDSDEIVEVEELPIEEAVVLFKEKLGPQGKHPQFEQVAMLVVEHCSCLPLLIGKVAGFFKCRARHNWTYLLKNFQNWLYNDFDGMVEVLKKIRFCFERLDHKDKKHCFLYCALHTEGCEISTNHLVECCKAEDFFPDVGTGHGIVDDLINASLLEKAKKKKCVKMNKVLRNMALKILSEWDDLKFLVKAGVLVEPLSDMEWEDAKRISLMDNGHRLRSLPEEPNCANLRTLFLQRSFALTAIPDDFFRFMQDLRVLDLRGTEVKKLPSPFHLKCLQVLYLSCDQLMELPSRMKLENLEVLDIRGTRIYCLPVQISNMKKLRCLRISFSNVDGESDRAEEHLGVISNLSLLEELVLEVKAQNQWCNHAMKNITREVATLTKLTSLLFCFYDEESFKTFLDNSKWWQNPNFTLQICVGQHDSIRRLKSENAECKDNAIISSLVVVITNDTYELIGHKEAWSISNFGIENINELKCCIIEGCKEIRTVIDATETMEGVLEQLEKIYISNVPMLESIWEGNVPDGSLAQLTVFCLYDCSNLKTVFSSAMIKQLSKLQHLQIEDCPKIEQLIVESENDGLEQLELPCLTTLVLRNLPAIESIWKNNLICPHLGPPVKENCEQLDVQFSEPIDEFGVVITVISNIRPIS, encoded by the exons ATGGCTGAGATGACTAGGTTAATAATGAAGGGAGCTGTGGCGCTAGGATCAGCTGCAGTTGCAGGCAAGTTGTACGAAGACGGGAGAAGCTTGATTGGTCCTTCACTTGGCGAAATGAAGGAGCTTGCACAAGATATAGAAGCAAATTATCAAATGATGAAAGGCACTGCTGAATTACTGAAAGGTAAGACAGAGGATATATTGGGCAAAATAAAGAGTGAGAAGGAACATGAGTCTACAGATGAATGTAATGCGTGGATTAATAGGGCCAAAGAACTTGAAGCTGGGGTGGAGATTCTGGATTCCAAGTATTCCACTGAAAAAGATAAAGGGCTTTGGAGTTTCAATTTAAGCAAAGCCCTGAAAAAGAAACTTGAGGAACTGCGACAATGGTTGGAAGAGGGGAGGAAAATAGTAGTATCGGTGGAGAGAAAACCACCACGCATTATTAGAGTTCCGGCACCAAAAATAGAAGATAAGTCATCACTCAATGCAATTTTTGAAAAGATGACAGCCTGTTTTCGAGATGATCAAGTGAAAATAATTGGACTTTGGGGGAAGGTAGGAGTTGGGAAAACAGCAATCATGGAAAATTTGAACAATAGTAAACAAGCTGAAGAGTTTGATATAGTCATTTTTGCTACTCTAACTTACGAAATGAATGAAGAAAAATTGAACTTTGAAAATGAAGAGTTAAAGCGCAAAGCTCTGGAATTGGCAGAAGAAAAGTTGAGATGGGAAATTGCAAGACGGCTCAAGTTGAAAATAGAACCTGGTACGCCCAAAAGCgagataaattttataatatcagAACAGTTAGAGAAGAAGAAGTGTTTGTTTCTTCTGGATGATGTTCAGCATGTATTTAAGCTAGATGATATTGGCATCAACAACATCAACAGGAACAACAAGGTGATATTGGCATCAAGAAATCAGAATATTTGTTGGGCTATGGATAGTGATGAGATTGTAGAGGTGGAAGAACTGCCAATAGAAGAGGCAGTTGTACTATTCAAAGAAAAACTGGGTCCTCAAGGCAAGCATCCACAATTTGAGCAAGTAGCTATGCTGGTTGTTGAGCATTGTTCTTGTTTGCCACTCTTAATCGGAAAAGTAGCAGGGTTTTTCAAATGTAGAGCCCGTCACAATTGGACATACttgctcaaaaattttcaaaattggcTTTATAATGACTTCGACGGCATGGTTGAGGTTCTCAAAAAAATTAGATTTTGTTTTGAAAGATTAGATCATAAGGATAAAAAGCATTGCTTTCTCTATTGTGCATTACACACAGAAGGTTGCGAAATTTCTACTAATCATTTGGTAGAATGCTGCAAAGCTGAAGATTTCTTTCCTGATGTGGGCACAGGGCATGGTATAGTGGATGATCTAATCAATGCATCTTTGCTCGAGAAAGCTAAAAAGAAGAAATGTGTAAAGATGAACAAAGTGCTTCGAAATATGGCATTGAAGATCTTATCAGAATGGGATGATTTGAAATTTTTGGTAAAAGCTGGTGTATTGGTAGAGCCGCTAAGTGATATGGAATGGGAGGATGCAAAACGAATCTCTTTGATGGATAACGGTCATAGATTGAGATCTTTACCAGAAGAACCCAATTGCGCCAACCTCAGAACATTGTTTCTCCAAAGAAGTTTTGCTTTAACAGCTATTCCTGATGATTTCTTTCGATTTATGCAGGATCTTCGAGTTTTAGACCTCCGTGGCACTGAAGTCAAAAAATTACCATCTCCATTTCACTTGAAATGTCTGCAAGTGCTATACTTAAGTTGTGACCAATTAATGGAACTCCCCTCCAGAATGAAACTTGAGAATCTTGAGGTTCTTGACATTCGGGGCACCCGTATTTATTGTCTGCCAGTCCAAATTAGCAATATGAAAAAGCTGCGATGCTTACGCATCTCATTTTCAAATGTTGATGGAGAATCAGACAGGGCAGAGGAACATCTGGGTGTCATCTCCAATCTCTCTTTGCTAGAAGAATTGGTCCTTGAAGTGAAAGCACAAAATCAGTGGTGTAACCATGCTATGAAAAATATAACAAGAGAGGTGgctacattgacaaaattaacttctcttttattttgcttttatgATGAGGAATCTTTTAAGACATTTCTTGATAATAGCAAGTGGTGGCAAAATCCCAATTTCACACTTCAAATTTGTGTCGGTCAACATGACTCAATCAG gcgcttgaaatctgaaaatgcaGAATGCAAAGATAACGCAATAATATCAAGCTTGGTGGTTGTAATTACCAATGATACATATGAACTCATCGGCCACAAGGAAGCTTGGAGCATATCAAACTTTGGCATTGAGAATATTAATGAGTTGAAGTGCTGCATAATTGAAGGGTGCAAAGAGATTCGAACAGTTATCGATGCTACTGAAACTATGGAAGGTGTGCTAGAACAATTGGAGAAGATTTACATCAGCAATGTCCCGATGTTGGAAAGTATTTGGGAGGGCAACGTACCAGATGGAAGCCTGGCACAGCTTACTGTTTTTTGTTTATATGACTGCTCAAATCTCAAGACGGTATTCTCCTCTGCCATGATTAaacagctttctaaacttcaacactTGCAAATTGAGGATTGTCCTAAAATTGAGCAGTTAATTGTGGAGTCTGAGAATGATGGTTTGGAACAATTAGAGCTTCCTTGTTTGACAACATTGGTGCTTCGGAACCTGCCAGCAATAGAAAGCATTTGGAAGAATAACTTGATTTGCCCTCATTTGGGGCCACCCGTGAAAGAGAATTGTGAACAGTTGGACGTTCAATTCTCTGAACCAATCGACGAATTCGGTGTAGTTATAACTGTCATTTCAAACATTCGCCCAATAAGCTGA